A stretch of Paenibacillus peoriae DNA encodes these proteins:
- a CDS encoding aminotransferase class I/II-fold pyridoxal phosphate-dependent enzyme: MNLKTEAFTDSNKAMSSYLSPLVREIPSSGIRKFFDLVGGNKDIITLGVGEPDFTTPWHMREACVYSLERGFTSYTSNAGTPELREAISDYLNEQFEVRYDPKNEIIVTVGGSEAIDLALRALIVPGDEILVPEPCYISYSPITAIGGGIPVGIETFAKDEFKLTAEALEAKITPKSKVLILCYPSNPTGATMTYEDWLPIAEVVEKHDLIVISDEIYAELNYGEKHVSFAAMPGMMDRTILVSGFSKAFAMTGWRIGYTCGHPDLIAAMLKIHQYTVMCAPSMGQVAALEGLRNGLGEKDRMVEAYNQRRRLMVEGFREIGLECHEPRGAFYVFPSIQSTGLSSDEFAQRLLAEAKVAAVPGNVFGLGGEGYLRCSYATSVAQLTEALDRIGHFVEKVRKEG; this comes from the coding sequence ATGAATCTCAAAACAGAAGCATTTACCGACAGTAACAAAGCTATGAGTTCCTATTTGTCCCCGTTGGTGCGCGAGATCCCATCTTCGGGTATTCGTAAGTTTTTTGACTTGGTGGGTGGCAACAAGGATATTATTACCCTTGGTGTAGGCGAACCGGATTTTACAACCCCTTGGCATATGCGGGAAGCCTGTGTCTATTCATTGGAGCGAGGTTTTACCAGCTACACGTCTAATGCGGGAACGCCAGAACTGCGTGAAGCGATTAGTGATTATCTGAATGAGCAATTTGAAGTCCGTTATGATCCCAAAAATGAGATTATCGTAACCGTTGGGGGAAGCGAGGCGATTGATCTTGCTTTGCGTGCGTTAATTGTACCTGGCGACGAAATTCTCGTGCCCGAGCCGTGCTACATTTCATATTCTCCAATCACTGCGATTGGAGGCGGGATTCCAGTAGGTATTGAAACATTTGCTAAAGATGAATTCAAGCTGACGGCTGAGGCACTGGAGGCAAAAATTACACCTAAATCCAAGGTGCTGATTTTATGCTATCCGAGCAATCCGACTGGGGCTACGATGACTTATGAAGATTGGCTTCCGATTGCCGAAGTCGTGGAAAAGCATGATTTGATCGTCATTTCTGATGAAATTTATGCTGAATTGAATTATGGAGAGAAGCATGTCAGTTTTGCCGCTATGCCTGGTATGATGGATCGTACGATTCTCGTCAGTGGTTTTTCCAAAGCCTTCGCCATGACAGGCTGGCGTATTGGATATACATGCGGGCATCCAGATCTGATTGCCGCTATGCTCAAAATCCATCAGTACACCGTAATGTGTGCGCCTTCTATGGGGCAAGTTGCAGCACTGGAAGGCTTGCGGAATGGTTTGGGTGAGAAAGATCGTATGGTAGAAGCCTATAATCAGCGTCGCCGTCTGATGGTTGAAGGGTTCCGGGAAATCGGTCTGGAATGCCATGAGCCAAGAGGGGCTTTTTACGTTTTCCCTAGTATTCAAAGCACGGGACTCAGCTCAGATGAGTTTGCACAGCGTCTTTTGGCAGAGGCTAAAGTTGCGGCTGTACCGGGTAATGTGTTCGGTTTGGGAGGCGAAGGCTATCTTCGTTGCTCATACGCGACTTCTGTTGCTCAGCTGACGGAGGCACTGGATCGGATTGGTCATTTTGTAGAAAAAGTAAGAAAAGAAGGTTAA
- a CDS encoding Lrp/AsnC family transcriptional regulator has protein sequence MTELNELKLKVLELLKEDARRTPTLLATMLGVDEQDVRTSIKELEDQHVIVKYAAVVNWDKVDDEKVTALIEVQITPERGRGFEGIAERIYLYPQVKSVYLMSGAYDLLVEVEGRNLREVANFVSEKLSPIDSVLSTKTNFTLKKYKQDGIIFEDHQEDNRLMISP, from the coding sequence ATGACAGAGCTGAATGAATTGAAATTAAAAGTACTGGAATTGTTAAAAGAAGATGCTAGAAGAACACCGACTCTATTGGCTACTATGCTGGGGGTTGACGAGCAGGATGTTCGCACCTCAATTAAAGAGCTCGAAGACCAACATGTGATCGTCAAATACGCCGCTGTAGTCAATTGGGACAAAGTCGATGACGAAAAGGTTACCGCTTTGATCGAAGTACAGATTACACCCGAGCGTGGAAGAGGCTTTGAAGGGATTGCAGAACGGATTTATTTATATCCGCAAGTTAAATCGGTCTATCTCATGTCCGGAGCATACGATTTGCTGGTAGAGGTTGAAGGCCGCAATCTCCGTGAGGTCGCTAATTTTGTGTCGGAAAAACTGTCGCCTATTGATTCGGTCTTGTCTACCAAGACTAATTTTACGCTTAAAAAATACAAGCAGGACGGAATTATCTTTGAGGACCATCAGGAAGATAATCGTCTGATGATTTCGCCGTAA
- a CDS encoding spore coat protein, producing the protein MYSQNNMSFMPEEDLLYTILADMKRTVREYTTATTESNCPSVRQMFTDLTNDTLRLQGDLYHLMSQNNMYATPTKALRIDLDKQIQEARKTQQECQQFIQQKSASAGVYGQSMHQQGQSTHQNNPYYM; encoded by the coding sequence ATGTATTCACAAAACAATATGTCATTTATGCCCGAAGAAGATTTGCTCTATACCATTCTTGCTGATATGAAACGTACGGTGCGCGAGTACACAACGGCGACGACAGAATCCAATTGTCCGTCCGTGCGTCAGATGTTCACCGACCTTACGAATGATACATTGCGTCTGCAAGGTGATTTGTATCATCTGATGAGCCAAAACAATATGTACGCCACTCCAACTAAAGCACTGCGCATCGATTTGGACAAACAGATTCAAGAAGCTCGCAAGACCCAACAAGAATGCCAACAGTTCATTCAGCAAAAGTCGGCATCCGCGGGAGTATATGGTCAATCTATGCACCAGCAAGGCCAGTCTACGCATCAAAACAACCCTTATTATATGTAA
- a CDS encoding aspartyl-phosphate phosphatase Spo0E family protein produces the protein MSYVGYNLSSSIGYDISLEDEILFLRNEMMRTFQEEQSFTSDLVIQISCKLDLKINEYMKLYGTECKV, from the coding sequence ATGTCATATGTTGGATATAATTTGTCTAGTTCAATAGGATACGACATTTCCCTGGAAGATGAAATTTTGTTCCTGCGGAATGAGATGATGCGGACGTTTCAGGAAGAGCAGTCCTTCACCTCTGATCTTGTTATCCAGATCAGTTGCAAGCTCGATTTGAAAATCAATGAATATATGAAGCTGTATGGTACGGAATGCAAGGTATAA